From Myxococcus guangdongensis:
GCGCCAGGTCCGGCTGGAGCACCTTGCCCGGGTGGGGGTTGAAGGTGAACGCCGCGGGGGACGCGTGCTTGCGCGCCTCCGCGAAGAGGGCCTGGTGGCCCACGTGCACGCCGTCGAAGTTGCCCAGAGCCAGCGCCCGGCCCTCGAGCGCCCGGCCCGCCTCCGCCACCGAGTGGAAGACCTTCATGCCCCCCCTATACCAGTGTTTTTCCCTGGCCAGACCCCGCTTGGCCGTGGTTGGAGCGCCTGGAACATGCCCCGCCCTCGCCTGCTGCCAGACCCCGTCGGACTCCACCTCGTCGAAATGGCCACCCCTCCCGACTGGGACGCCGAGTTCGGCTTCGCGGGCCCCCTGGAGCTCGAAATCGGCTCCGGCGCCGGCGGCCACGCCCTGGAGTACTGTCGCAGGAACCCCCAGGTGCGCTTCGTCGCCTTCGAGTGGCGAAAGAAGTACGCCCGCGACACCCAGGACCGCGCCGCCAAGGCCGAGATGAAGAACCTGCGCGTCGTGGAGTCCGACGCCCGCTTCGTCGTGCCCCGCATCTTCGCGGACAACTCCCTGGCCGTCATCCACCTCCAGTTCCCCGACCCCTGGTGGAAGCGCTCCCACGCCAAGCGCGCCGTCGTCCAACCCGACTTCGCCAGGCTCCTGCTCGCGAAGCTCGTCCCCGGCGGCCTCTTCGACATGCGCACCGACGTGCAGGACCGCGCCGTCAACATGCTGTCCATCCTGGAATCCGTGGGATTCCACAACCCCTTGGGTTCCGGCGTTTTCCATCCGTATGACCCGGAGGAGGTACCCTCCACGCGGGAGCGGCGGTACCTGTCCTCGGGGGAGCCCGTCTACCGGGCCCGGC
This genomic window contains:
- the trmB gene encoding tRNA (guanine(46)-N(7))-methyltransferase TrmB; translated protein: MPRPRLLPDPVGLHLVEMATPPDWDAEFGFAGPLELEIGSGAGGHALEYCRRNPQVRFVAFEWRKKYARDTQDRAAKAEMKNLRVVESDARFVVPRIFADNSLAVIHLQFPDPWWKRSHAKRAVVQPDFARLLLAKLVPGGLFDMRTDVQDRAVNMLSILESVGFHNPLGSGVFHPYDPEEVPSTRERRYLSSGEPVYRARLRKPL